From Bradyrhizobium sp. NDS-1, the proteins below share one genomic window:
- the tolQ gene encoding protein TolQ yields the protein MNPAELAQSALPVAASADVSLIALFWQAHWIVKAVMLGLLACSVWVWAIAIDKIFLFARTRRSMDRFEQAFWSGESIEELYRTLSAKPTHSMAACFVAAMREWKRSFESQARSVAGLQMRIDKVMNVSIAREVERLERRLLVLATVGSAGPFVGLFGTVWGIMSSFQSIAASKNTSLAVVAPGIAEALFATAVGLIAAIPATIFYNKFTSEVNRQAQRLEGFADEFSAILSRQIDERG from the coding sequence TCCGGCCGAATTGGCTCAGTCAGCCCTTCCGGTTGCTGCCTCCGCCGACGTGTCGCTGATTGCGCTGTTCTGGCAGGCTCACTGGATCGTGAAAGCGGTGATGCTGGGGCTCCTGGCTTGCTCCGTCTGGGTCTGGGCGATCGCCATCGACAAGATTTTCCTGTTCGCCCGCACCCGCCGCTCGATGGACCGTTTCGAGCAGGCATTCTGGTCCGGTGAATCGATCGAGGAGCTCTATCGCACGCTTTCGGCCAAGCCGACGCACTCCATGGCGGCCTGTTTCGTCGCCGCGATGCGCGAGTGGAAGCGGTCATTCGAGAGCCAAGCCCGCTCGGTCGCGGGTCTCCAGATGCGCATCGACAAGGTCATGAACGTCTCGATCGCGCGCGAGGTCGAGCGGCTGGAGCGCCGCCTGCTGGTGCTCGCCACCGTCGGCTCTGCGGGGCCCTTCGTCGGCCTGTTCGGCACGGTCTGGGGCATCATGTCGAGCTTCCAGTCGATCGCGGCGTCGAAAAATACCTCTCTGGCGGTGGTGGCGCCTGGTATCGCGGAGGCCCTGTTTGCGACTGCCGTCGGCCTTATCGCCGCCATTCCTGCCACTATTTTCTACAATAAGTTCACCTCCGAGGTGAACCGGCAGGCCCAGCGGCTCGAAGGCTTCGCCGATGAATTTTCAGCCATCCTGTCGCGCCAGATCGACGAGCGGGGCTGA